A region from the Natronorubrum halophilum genome encodes:
- a CDS encoding 1,4-dihydroxy-2-naphthoyl-CoA synthase: MVSELFDEAQWEPIDDLERDFRDITYHRAIDSGTVRIAFDRPDVRNAFRPGTVDELYDALDHAKRQTDVGCILLTGNGPSSKDGGWAFCSGGDQTVRGKDGYQYEDDEESEARSASEEASGQGPRARASEQGRLHILEVQRLIRHVPKVVVCVVPGWAVGGGHSLHVVCDLTIASEEHAKFLQTDPDVASYDAGFGSAYLAKQIGQKKAREVFFLGKTYSAEEAAEMGMVNEAVPHEELEETALEWGERINAKSPTAMRMLKYAFNMTDDGMVGQQVFAGEATRLGYMTDEGKEGRDAFVEGRDPDFDDYPWHY; this comes from the coding sequence ATGGTTTCGGAACTCTTCGACGAGGCGCAGTGGGAGCCGATCGACGATCTCGAGCGCGATTTTCGGGATATTACGTACCACCGAGCGATCGACTCCGGAACGGTCCGGATCGCGTTCGACCGGCCCGACGTGCGCAACGCGTTTCGCCCGGGAACGGTCGACGAACTGTACGACGCGCTGGACCACGCCAAACGCCAGACCGACGTCGGCTGTATCCTGCTGACCGGTAACGGCCCGTCGTCGAAAGACGGCGGCTGGGCCTTCTGTTCCGGCGGCGACCAGACCGTTCGCGGTAAGGACGGATATCAGTACGAGGACGATGAGGAGAGCGAGGCGCGGAGCGCCTCGGAAGAAGCGAGCGGACAGGGTCCGCGAGCACGAGCATCGGAGCAGGGGCGACTCCACATTCTCGAGGTCCAGCGGCTGATTCGACACGTTCCGAAGGTGGTCGTCTGCGTCGTCCCGGGGTGGGCCGTCGGCGGCGGCCACTCGCTGCACGTCGTCTGCGACCTCACGATCGCGAGCGAAGAGCACGCGAAGTTCCTCCAGACGGACCCCGACGTGGCGAGCTACGACGCCGGCTTCGGCTCGGCCTACCTCGCCAAGCAGATCGGCCAGAAGAAGGCCCGCGAGGTGTTCTTCCTCGGAAAGACCTACTCCGCCGAGGAGGCCGCCGAAATGGGGATGGTCAACGAGGCAGTTCCTCACGAAGAACTCGAAGAGACCGCCCTTGAGTGGGGCGAGCGCATCAACGCGAAGAGCCCGACGGCGATGCGGATGCTCAAGTACGCGTTCAACATGACCGACGACGGGATGGTCGGCCAGCAGGTGTTCGCGGGGGAGGCGACCCGACTGGGCTACATGACCGACGAGGGGAAAGAGGGGCGGGACGCGTTCGTCGAGGGGCGCGACCCCGACTTCGACGACTACCCGTGGCACTACTGA
- a CDS encoding DUF1616 domain-containing protein yields the protein MIDAKSLWLILPRQIRELPADLIAVLIVVAATNAAALLPVVRETPIRVPLGLAFLLFLPGYAFVAALFPEASERSRSGDETDGSNGSEAESPDFDNGSALLGTTSITGIERGALSFGLSVAIVPLIALLLDFTLRRPSLTSILIVTSAFVVLSSIVAGIRRWNLSPENRFAVPYRLWIESGRERVFGSDSRGTVIVNVLLVASVLLALGTVGYAIAVPQDGERFSSAYILVENDGGELVADGYPTEYDSGESREIVFGIDNQEHRTVDYTTVFAIQEIETQNNETIVIEQEELDRFEAQLAHGESWHHDHEIDPTMTGENLRLVWLVYLDGEPPDEPTLENADRSVDLWIDVDE from the coding sequence ATGATCGATGCGAAATCCCTCTGGCTTATTCTCCCTCGCCAGATCCGGGAGTTGCCGGCGGATTTAATCGCCGTCCTCATCGTCGTCGCTGCGACCAACGCCGCGGCGTTGCTTCCCGTCGTTCGGGAGACGCCGATTCGAGTTCCGCTCGGGCTCGCGTTCTTGCTTTTCCTCCCCGGATACGCGTTCGTCGCCGCCCTCTTTCCGGAGGCGAGCGAGCGATCCCGTTCCGGCGACGAGACTGACGGATCGAACGGCTCCGAAGCCGAATCACCCGATTTCGACAACGGATCTGCTCTCCTCGGCACGACGAGTATCACCGGCATCGAACGGGGCGCGCTCTCATTCGGTTTGAGCGTCGCCATCGTTCCGCTGATCGCACTCCTCCTCGATTTCACGCTACGGAGACCCAGCCTCACGTCGATCCTGATCGTGACCAGCGCGTTCGTCGTTCTCTCGTCTATCGTTGCGGGGATCCGGCGCTGGAATCTGTCTCCGGAAAACCGCTTTGCGGTCCCGTACCGTCTGTGGATCGAATCCGGACGAGAGAGGGTCTTCGGATCGGATAGCCGTGGAACCGTGATCGTGAACGTGCTACTGGTCGCTTCCGTGCTCCTCGCCCTCGGTACGGTCGGCTACGCGATCGCCGTTCCGCAAGACGGCGAACGGTTCTCGTCGGCCTACATTTTGGTCGAAAACGACGGCGGAGAGCTCGTCGCCGACGGGTATCCGACCGAGTACGACAGCGGAGAATCCCGGGAGATCGTGTTCGGGATCGACAATCAGGAGCACCGAACCGTTGACTACACGACGGTCTTCGCGATACAAGAAATCGAGACCCAAAACAACGAAACGATCGTCATCGAACAGGAGGAACTCGATCGATTCGAGGCGCAGCTGGCACACGGAGAGAGCTGGCACCACGATCACGAAATCGACCCGACGATGACCGGCGAGAACCTTCGCCTGGTGTGGCTGGTGTACCTCGACGGGGAACCACCGGACGAACCGACGCTCGAGAACGCGGATCGATCCGTCGACCTCTGGATCGACGTCGACGAATAA
- a CDS encoding cohesin domain-containing protein, with product MKSRVSRVSIVLLIALSCSLIAGLAFPMIVGAGDNASILYTDPGEIDADPGETVSFDLVVRSHGDYTGDGIHELSFALEYDPDVFTVTDVEHGPMLADGDSNATVDGTVEIDDENGKVTVNQERTPSGDGAKATETAATVEVAVAEDAPSTTETIGIADAEAILVSDYPQPSVERNATVLVAGGDSAEQNDDSIAGFTLPLTLAGIGALLVLWSRRIGSQP from the coding sequence ATGAAATCACGGGTCTCTCGCGTTTCGATCGTCCTGCTGATCGCGCTTTCGTGTAGCCTTATCGCTGGTCTCGCGTTCCCGATGATAGTCGGTGCCGGCGACAACGCGTCGATACTCTACACCGATCCGGGTGAGATCGACGCCGACCCAGGCGAGACCGTGTCGTTCGATCTCGTCGTACGAAGTCACGGCGATTACACCGGCGACGGAATCCACGAACTCTCGTTCGCGCTCGAGTACGATCCCGACGTGTTCACCGTGACCGACGTCGAACACGGACCGATGCTGGCCGACGGCGATTCCAACGCGACGGTCGATGGCACGGTCGAGATCGACGACGAGAACGGAAAGGTGACGGTCAACCAGGAGCGGACTCCCTCCGGCGACGGCGCAAAAGCGACCGAGACGGCGGCCACGGTCGAGGTCGCGGTCGCCGAGGACGCCCCGTCGACGACCGAGACGATCGGGATTGCAGACGCCGAGGCGATCCTCGTCAGCGACTATCCACAGCCGTCGGTGGAACGGAACGCCACCGTCCTCGTCGCCGGTGGCGATTCGGCCGAGCAGAACGACGATTCCATCGCCGGCTTCACGCTCCCGTTAACGCTGGCCGGGATCGGTGCGCTGTTGGTGCTGTGGAGCCGCCGCATCGGCTCTCAACCGTGA
- a CDS encoding HEAT repeat domain-containing protein, with the protein MVDLQDAFVVIVSLCLFAGGLTLALSVVLFWFDQRRESVRAALLPALFEQLEDPGPESVAWYGSLSVIEQYVVRRTIVRYLRRLQGSDHQQLVTLSSELGLDEQAISLLRSRFSFNTLRGLIWLTLLERPVSKELLQKHCTNRPNVRAAAARLIYAVGEENAGRDGTALLLRDGDQPLSVYGIDTLYLLNKSDATPLLSNAEVDASWWDNRLLLQCLTVLAHCQSAERVEHFEWIPPLLSDDSPQIRAGALNAFERHGWRDAFREHVDIEQVVADRYPEVRTAGYELLSQWGDRRAIEWLHYAVLNDPDDRSRLAAARTLVSTGHDLPTPTESATDTIRTVDWARAELRSRRRVATGWS; encoded by the coding sequence ATGGTAGACCTACAGGATGCGTTCGTCGTCATCGTCTCGCTCTGTCTGTTCGCCGGAGGGCTCACGCTTGCGCTCTCAGTCGTGCTCTTCTGGTTTGATCAGCGGCGCGAATCGGTTCGGGCCGCACTACTCCCCGCGCTGTTCGAGCAACTCGAGGATCCGGGGCCGGAATCGGTAGCGTGGTACGGGTCCCTCTCGGTGATCGAACAGTACGTCGTTCGGCGAACGATCGTCCGGTATCTACGTCGGCTTCAGGGTAGCGATCATCAACAACTGGTTACGCTGTCGTCCGAGTTGGGACTGGACGAGCAAGCCATCTCGCTGCTTCGGAGCCGATTCTCGTTCAACACGCTTCGCGGACTCATCTGGCTGACCCTGCTCGAGCGACCGGTTTCGAAGGAGTTGTTACAGAAACACTGTACGAACCGACCGAACGTCCGCGCGGCCGCCGCCCGACTCATCTACGCGGTCGGCGAGGAGAACGCCGGGAGGGACGGGACCGCGTTACTCCTCCGGGACGGGGATCAACCGCTCTCGGTGTACGGAATCGACACGCTGTATCTGCTCAATAAATCCGATGCGACGCCGTTGCTGTCCAACGCGGAAGTCGACGCCAGTTGGTGGGACAACAGACTGTTGTTGCAGTGTTTGACCGTCCTCGCTCACTGTCAGTCGGCCGAACGGGTCGAGCACTTCGAGTGGATCCCGCCGCTGCTGTCCGACGACTCCCCGCAGATCCGAGCCGGCGCGTTGAACGCGTTCGAGCGCCACGGATGGCGCGACGCGTTCCGCGAGCACGTCGACATCGAACAGGTGGTCGCCGATCGGTACCCTGAGGTTCGAACGGCCGGCTACGAACTGCTCAGCCAGTGGGGCGACCGGCGAGCGATCGAGTGGCTTCACTACGCGGTTCTCAACGATCCCGACGATCGCTCTCGGCTCGCTGCGGCCCGCACGTTGGTCTCGACGGGCCACGACCTCCCGACGCCGACGGAGTCGGCCACCGACACTATCCGAACCGTCGACTGGGCGCGCGCCGAACTGCGATCCAGACGGAGGGTGGCAACCGGATGGTCGTAA
- a CDS encoding glycosyltransferase family 2 protein — protein sequence MVVSVDLSPLIWAISWFFLSYFVLVNGSYLFVHLVSIVSLQRGLREWLLESTYNPYQSPFLPGIAIIVPAYNEEAVISNSVRSLLNLEYGVFEVVVVNDGSTDETLERLLEDFDLDPVGAEVPFDLPCEPVDQVYQSTEVDLVVIDKENGGKADALNAGVFFTDQPLFCAIDADSIVEREALLEVIEPFLRDPEQTIATGGAVRVANGCSVTRGTVTDVGLSKNRLASLQTVEYLRAFLSGRVGLSALGGLLIISGAFGVFRTSAVREVGGYSTETITEDMELIVRLHHHYAGTDYRISFVPYPVVWTEVPSSRRALARQRMRWYQGLLETLWTHRRMIGNPKYGSIGLFALPFFLFIETIGPLIEGVGYIVVPFAFILGMLNVPFFLLFLGVAVGVGTLLSWLSVLNEVISFRRYRSPGDIAKLLGYGLLEHAPYRQWKAAITWLALVQYVRGESAWGEMVRVGFER from the coding sequence ATGGTCGTAAGTGTCGATCTGAGCCCGCTGATCTGGGCGATCAGCTGGTTCTTCCTGTCGTACTTCGTACTCGTCAACGGGAGTTATCTGTTCGTTCACCTGGTCTCGATCGTCTCCCTCCAGCGGGGCCTCCGGGAGTGGTTGCTCGAGTCGACGTACAACCCGTACCAGTCGCCGTTTCTCCCCGGAATCGCCATCATCGTCCCCGCGTACAACGAGGAGGCGGTGATCAGCAACTCGGTCCGCTCGCTGTTGAACCTCGAGTACGGCGTCTTCGAGGTCGTCGTCGTCAACGACGGCTCGACCGACGAGACGCTCGAGCGACTGCTCGAGGATTTCGACCTCGACCCGGTCGGCGCGGAGGTTCCGTTCGACCTTCCCTGTGAACCCGTCGATCAGGTGTACCAGTCGACGGAGGTCGACCTCGTCGTCATCGACAAAGAAAACGGCGGGAAGGCGGACGCGCTCAACGCGGGCGTTTTCTTCACCGATCAGCCGCTGTTCTGTGCGATCGACGCCGACAGCATCGTCGAGCGGGAGGCCCTTCTCGAGGTGATAGAACCGTTTCTGCGGGATCCAGAGCAGACGATCGCAACCGGCGGCGCCGTCCGCGTCGCGAACGGCTGTTCGGTTACTCGGGGGACCGTTACCGACGTCGGGCTTTCGAAGAACCGACTCGCGAGCCTCCAGACCGTGGAGTACCTTCGGGCGTTTCTCTCGGGACGGGTCGGACTCAGCGCGCTCGGGGGGCTACTGATCATCTCCGGTGCGTTCGGCGTGTTTCGCACGAGCGCGGTACGGGAGGTCGGTGGGTATTCGACGGAGACGATAACCGAGGATATGGAACTCATCGTTCGTCTCCACCATCACTATGCGGGCACCGACTACCGAATCTCGTTCGTTCCGTACCCCGTCGTGTGGACCGAGGTCCCGTCCTCCAGACGGGCCCTGGCGCGCCAGCGGATGCGCTGGTATCAGGGCCTACTCGAGACGCTCTGGACGCACCGCAGAATGATCGGGAACCCGAAATACGGCTCGATCGGGCTCTTTGCGCTGCCGTTTTTCCTCTTCATCGAAACCATCGGGCCGCTGATCGAAGGGGTCGGCTACATCGTCGTCCCCTTCGCGTTCATCCTCGGCATGTTGAACGTCCCGTTTTTCCTGCTCTTTCTCGGGGTCGCAGTCGGCGTCGGGACGTTGCTTTCCTGGCTGAGCGTCCTCAACGAGGTCATCAGCTTCCGGCGCTACCGAAGTCCCGGGGATATCGCCAAACTCCTCGGGTACGGGCTGCTCGAGCACGCACCCTACCGCCAGTGGAAGGCGGCGATTACGTGGCTGGCGCTCGTCCAGTACGTTCGCGGCGAATCAGCGTGGGGCGAGATGGTGCGAGTCGGCTTCGAGCGCTAA
- a CDS encoding response regulator yields the protein MTESDESAPHAFEFRRQLGVILAKATLLEDESLGPVTPEQRDALEEVVAATLKLTAETADTLETHGDTPQTTDDRSQSTDDDLALDQPADDILTPGESPATPESATVLDSIVLGVGDDEEFVTSLERQFERAGYAVHTATDGDDLRTMLDRSRPQHLVLDCRFPAGTFHDGLERTISGLDGETSLTLVSTVEGDLPGPLQGIAGILASSIEPEPLAALLENRFELPIESSNAGTAVAVVGDVGDRFLATLDELDNSIDRVTHSSATALDAVDPGDVDFVFLSGPAIDHADESALAGLRNPTDGEAIPLVAVGSTPTEAEWVPFRGHRTLAQTPLTSTQLAAAVLAAIEPDPDEER from the coding sequence ATGACAGAATCGGACGAGAGCGCCCCGCACGCATTCGAGTTCCGTCGCCAGCTAGGCGTCATTCTCGCCAAGGCCACGCTGCTCGAGGACGAGTCCCTCGGCCCGGTGACACCCGAACAGCGTGACGCGCTCGAGGAGGTCGTCGCGGCGACACTGAAACTGACTGCGGAAACGGCGGACACGCTAGAAACGCACGGTGACACCCCGCAGACGACCGACGACCGGTCTCAGTCGACCGACGACGATCTGGCGCTCGACCAGCCGGCCGACGATATCCTGACGCCCGGCGAATCGCCGGCCACACCGGAGTCGGCGACGGTGCTCGACTCGATCGTCCTCGGGGTCGGCGACGACGAGGAGTTCGTGACGTCGCTGGAGAGACAGTTCGAGCGTGCCGGGTACGCGGTTCACACCGCGACCGACGGCGACGACCTGCGGACGATGCTCGACCGATCGCGCCCACAACACCTCGTTCTGGACTGCCGATTTCCGGCGGGGACCTTCCACGACGGCCTCGAGCGAACGATCAGTGGACTCGACGGCGAAACGTCGCTGACGCTCGTGTCGACGGTGGAAGGCGACCTCCCGGGACCGCTTCAGGGGATCGCGGGCATACTCGCGTCGAGCATCGAGCCGGAACCCCTCGCGGCACTCCTCGAGAACCGGTTCGAGCTTCCGATCGAGTCCTCGAACGCCGGCACGGCGGTCGCCGTTGTCGGCGACGTCGGAGACCGTTTCCTCGCGACGCTCGACGAACTCGACAACTCGATCGATCGGGTGACGCACTCGTCCGCCACGGCGCTCGACGCGGTTGATCCGGGCGACGTGGATTTCGTCTTTCTCTCCGGCCCGGCGATCGATCACGCCGACGAATCCGCGTTGGCCGGGCTCCGAAACCCGACCGACGGGGAAGCGATACCGCTCGTCGCGGTCGGATCGACGCCGACCGAGGCCGAGTGGGTGCCGTTCCGCGGCCACCGAACGCTCGCACAGACACCGCTCACATCGACCCAGCTTGCCGCGGCAGTACTCGCGGCGATCGAGCCGGATCCGGACGAGGAACGATGA
- a CDS encoding DUF7350 domain-containing protein, which translates to MHEHDPDRRTFLKRTGVATGALALAGCLGDDGEDEDSEENVDDLPGFPMVEDPPAAVYLPTHRESMRMLEPIEAGDYTLAPMLSYPHPFWLVGGSGSEDEVERVVPEQSRGVHMMITLWDDETGIVLPVDSGAVIRVSLDGEQVGSPTSPWAMISQQMGFHFGDNVPLEGDGTYAVEVELPPLPARTAGELEGRFTDVETATFEFDYDESFREAVTQGVEYLDEEEWGALGALEPMTHGENDGDDHGDGDGGHGDGGDEHDDHSDDGHGQAAIPYSALPSADAYPGTHLEPTDDSDTDLPRSGDAAFLVTLFESGSRLADGDDRYLLVSPRTPYNRVPLADMTMNVTVERDGETVAGADETILEQTIDSEYDLHYGASLPDARPGDAVTIAIESPPQVARHQGYETAFLEMPPLELTVPERE; encoded by the coding sequence ATGCACGAACACGATCCCGATCGACGAACGTTCCTCAAGCGAACAGGCGTCGCAACCGGGGCGCTCGCGCTGGCGGGCTGTCTCGGCGACGACGGCGAAGACGAGGACTCCGAGGAGAACGTCGACGACCTGCCCGGGTTTCCGATGGTTGAGGACCCGCCAGCGGCGGTCTATCTCCCGACGCACCGGGAATCGATGCGGATGCTCGAGCCGATCGAGGCCGGTGACTACACCCTTGCGCCGATGCTCTCGTATCCGCATCCGTTCTGGCTCGTCGGCGGGAGCGGGAGCGAGGACGAAGTCGAACGCGTCGTTCCCGAGCAGAGCCGGGGCGTCCACATGATGATTACCCTCTGGGACGACGAGACCGGAATCGTTCTGCCGGTCGACTCCGGTGCCGTGATCAGAGTCTCGCTGGACGGCGAGCAGGTGGGCTCGCCGACGTCGCCGTGGGCCATGATCTCCCAGCAGATGGGCTTTCACTTCGGCGACAACGTTCCCCTCGAGGGGGACGGCACCTACGCGGTCGAAGTCGAACTGCCGCCGCTTCCAGCGCGGACGGCCGGCGAACTCGAGGGACGGTTCACCGACGTCGAAACCGCGACGTTCGAGTTCGACTACGACGAGTCGTTCCGAGAAGCGGTCACGCAGGGCGTCGAGTACCTCGACGAGGAGGAGTGGGGAGCGCTCGGTGCCCTCGAGCCGATGACCCACGGCGAGAACGACGGCGACGACCACGGGGACGGCGACGGCGGCCACGGTGACGGCGGAGACGAACACGACGATCACAGCGACGATGGCCACGGTCAGGCTGCCATCCCCTACTCCGCGCTTCCGTCAGCCGACGCGTATCCGGGAACGCACCTCGAGCCGACCGACGACTCCGATACCGACCTTCCTCGAAGCGGCGACGCGGCGTTCCTCGTCACGCTGTTCGAGTCCGGTTCTCGACTGGCCGACGGCGACGACCGCTACCTGCTCGTCTCGCCGCGCACGCCCTACAACCGCGTCCCGCTCGCGGATATGACCATGAACGTAACGGTCGAGCGCGACGGTGAGACGGTCGCCGGCGCGGACGAAACGATCCTCGAGCAGACCATCGACAGCGAGTACGACCTCCACTACGGCGCGTCCCTCCCGGACGCTCGGCCGGGCGACGCCGTGACGATCGCGATCGAATCCCCGCCACAGGTCGCTCGCCACCAGGGGTACGAGACGGCGTTCCTCGAGATGCCGCCGCTCGAGTTGACGGTTCCGGAGCGCGAATGA
- a CDS encoding DUF7405 family protein — MTLPDRSALSRRDYLRSLVAVGGATALSACMSESDGTDVPSGTDDPDALPARQHAWNDALPRDDDGNVRPAEHHVLVPLSLDTEPSDDARERVEAALRALERAYERSNEGLLFTLGYTPAYFDRFDEPLPEAVDLPEPEALAAGEDPTLDEFDAVLHLASDHSQVVLEAEEGLFGERTELNGTDLETDLTGAFERVDDQRRTGFVGAGMPAEHTDVSGVPDSVPEEAPFFMGFRSGFERSQATEDRVTIEDGPFAGGTTQHIESMDIQLRTWLEQDSHSMRIRKTFSPEHADEDLVGDVGEKLTNSNGLTDERIEATESDARSGVVGHAQKAARAREDGEPPLLRRDFNTVDGGGPGLHFVSLQHGIGDFVRVREAMTGDDLAVGHSNNGILSYLFVNRRGNYLIPPRSIRALPSAAPSPE; from the coding sequence GTGACACTCCCCGATCGGTCCGCGCTGTCCCGTCGGGACTACCTCCGAAGCCTCGTCGCTGTCGGCGGCGCAACCGCGCTCAGCGCCTGCATGTCCGAGAGCGACGGGACCGACGTCCCTTCCGGAACGGACGACCCCGACGCGCTTCCAGCGCGACAGCACGCGTGGAACGACGCCCTGCCCCGAGACGACGACGGAAACGTTCGGCCGGCGGAACACCACGTTCTGGTTCCGCTCTCGCTGGATACGGAGCCGAGCGACGACGCTCGAGAGCGGGTCGAGGCGGCCCTCCGGGCGCTCGAGCGCGCCTACGAGCGGAGCAATGAGGGACTGCTCTTCACGCTCGGCTACACGCCCGCGTACTTCGACCGGTTCGACGAGCCGCTGCCCGAGGCGGTCGACCTCCCGGAACCGGAGGCGCTGGCCGCCGGGGAAGATCCGACGCTCGACGAGTTCGACGCCGTCCTTCACCTCGCCAGCGACCACTCGCAGGTCGTTCTCGAGGCCGAAGAGGGGCTGTTCGGCGAGCGGACCGAACTCAACGGCACCGACCTCGAGACCGACCTCACCGGCGCGTTCGAACGCGTAGACGACCAGCGCCGGACCGGCTTCGTCGGTGCGGGAATGCCCGCCGAGCACACCGACGTCTCGGGCGTTCCCGACTCGGTTCCTGAGGAGGCCCCGTTCTTCATGGGCTTTCGCTCCGGATTCGAGCGGAGCCAGGCGACCGAGGACCGGGTGACGATCGAAGACGGCCCGTTCGCGGGGGGGACGACGCAGCACATCGAGTCGATGGACATTCAGCTCCGAACGTGGCTCGAGCAGGACAGTCACTCCATGCGGATCAGGAAGACGTTCAGCCCGGAACACGCCGACGAAGACCTGGTCGGCGACGTCGGCGAAAAGCTGACGAACTCGAACGGGCTGACCGACGAGCGGATCGAAGCCACCGAGTCCGACGCGCGGAGCGGCGTCGTCGGGCACGCCCAGAAGGCCGCTCGAGCGAGAGAGGACGGCGAACCGCCGCTGTTGCGACGGGATTTCAACACCGTCGACGGAGGCGGTCCGGGCTTGCACTTCGTCTCCCTGCAACACGGGATCGGGGATTTCGTCCGCGTTCGCGAGGCGATGACGGGCGATGATCTCGCCGTCGGCCACTCGAATAACGGAATTTTGAGCTATCTCTTCGTCAACCGGCGCGGCAACTATCTGATTCCGCCCCGTTCGATTCGGGCGTTGCCGTCGGCGGCCCCATCTCCGGAGTAA
- a CDS encoding oligosaccharide flippase family protein: MDREHDLGKVLSSAGLMFVGTVFGSVAVLFERVLLGRVLSANAYGEFSIAVDLMMLAVTLALAGYQQGIPRFMARYDSPADIRGTWVTGLVVTLPIAGGICVLLLVFDETIVSLLFEDARSLSLLLLFVLTIPFVVTFSLGVSAIRGFEKTRYKIVAEDIGYPSLRLLVLALLLAAGMDVIATGYSYLIAAVLTTVVTFALLRRFMPLFGSFTLHVREITAFSTPLVVSTVVSTLLARTDTLMLGYFRSSTEVGIYNSAYPLAGALVLLLGTFGYLYLPVASRLDNKDDLDGVKTLYTMTSKWTYVLTFPIFVLFVVFPGEIISLTFGDEYSTGGVALAILSIGFFINAAVGRNRETLSAFGYTKFILITNVAAFIVNVVGNLVLIPLYGFIGAAIASAASYIALNILIYAFLSRNFDVRPFTETSIRAVVALPLVLLPFGFLFRSVVPTTALTICAFAIVVTVLTLGIVIASRSLETYDLVFVEFLEEIIQRRIPGIRQLIPDS, translated from the coding sequence ATGGACCGCGAACACGACCTCGGGAAGGTTCTTTCGAGCGCGGGATTGATGTTCGTCGGAACGGTTTTCGGCTCCGTCGCCGTCCTGTTCGAACGCGTTCTTCTCGGTCGAGTGTTGTCGGCGAACGCGTACGGTGAGTTCAGTATCGCGGTCGATCTCATGATGCTCGCGGTGACGCTCGCGCTGGCCGGTTACCAACAGGGGATACCCCGTTTCATGGCGAGATACGATAGCCCGGCGGATATCAGAGGAACGTGGGTGACCGGACTGGTCGTCACGCTTCCGATAGCCGGCGGTATCTGCGTACTCCTGCTGGTGTTTGACGAAACCATCGTATCCCTGTTGTTTGAAGACGCTCGGTCGCTCTCTCTGCTCCTGTTATTTGTCCTGACGATCCCGTTCGTGGTTACGTTCAGTCTCGGCGTGAGTGCGATTCGCGGATTCGAAAAAACGCGGTACAAGATCGTTGCGGAAGACATCGGCTACCCGAGTCTTCGACTGCTCGTTCTGGCTCTCCTCCTCGCGGCGGGGATGGACGTGATCGCGACTGGGTACAGTTACCTGATCGCTGCGGTGCTGACCACGGTCGTCACCTTCGCTCTTCTCCGCCGGTTCATGCCCCTCTTCGGTTCGTTCACGCTCCACGTACGGGAGATAACGGCGTTTTCGACCCCCTTAGTCGTCTCGACGGTCGTTTCCACGCTTCTCGCGAGGACGGATACGCTGATGCTCGGTTACTTTCGTTCGTCGACCGAGGTCGGAATATACAATTCGGCGTATCCGCTCGCCGGGGCCCTGGTATTGCTGCTCGGCACGTTCGGGTACCTTTACCTCCCCGTCGCCTCCAGACTGGACAACAAAGACGACCTGGACGGGGTCAAAACGCTGTATACGATGACCTCTAAATGGACCTACGTTCTCACCTTTCCGATATTTGTCCTGTTCGTCGTGTTCCCGGGGGAGATCATTTCGCTTACGTTCGGCGACGAATATTCCACCGGCGGTGTTGCGCTCGCAATACTTTCTATCGGGTTTTTCATCAACGCGGCGGTCGGACGCAATCGCGAAACCCTCTCGGCGTTCGGGTACACGAAATTCATCCTGATAACGAACGTGGCCGCGTTCATCGTCAACGTCGTCGGGAACCTCGTGCTCATTCCGCTGTACGGGTTTATCGGAGCGGCCATCGCGTCCGCAGCGTCGTACATCGCCCTGAATATCCTCATCTACGCCTTTTTATCGCGGAATTTCGATGTCAGGCCCTTCACTGAAACGTCGATTAGAGCGGTCGTTGCGCTCCCGCTCGTCTTGCTCCCCTTCGGGTTTCTCTTCCGTAGCGTCGTCCCAACCACCGCCCTCACGATTTGTGCATTCGCGATCGTGGTGACCGTCTTGACGCTCGGTATCGTGATCGCAAGCCGGTCATTAGAGACGTACGATCTGGTATTCGTCGAGTTTCTCGAGGAGATCATCCAGCGCCGAATCCCGGGTATCCGTCAGTTGATACCGGATTCATAA
- a CDS encoding response regulator transcription factor, giving the protein MTRHVLIAEDDRPIIEILRYRLENETFDVDVVDDGDDCWEFLQSADQLPDALLLDIMMPGLNGFTILKRLRAEEQYDDLVIVLVTGRGLEEDVLRGFELGADDYVMKPFSPSEIVVRLKRLLR; this is encoded by the coding sequence ATGACACGTCACGTCCTGATCGCCGAGGACGACCGGCCGATCATCGAGATACTCCGCTATCGGCTCGAGAACGAGACGTTCGACGTCGACGTCGTCGACGACGGTGACGACTGCTGGGAGTTTCTCCAGTCGGCCGACCAGCTCCCCGACGCGCTCTTGCTCGATATTATGATGCCCGGACTCAACGGATTCACGATTCTCAAGCGACTCCGTGCCGAGGAACAGTACGACGATCTCGTCATCGTTCTCGTCACCGGACGGGGACTCGAGGAGGACGTCCTTCGGGGATTCGAACTCGGGGCGGACGACTACGTGATGAAACCGTTCAGTCCGTCAGAGATCGTCGTCCGCCTCAAACGACTGCTGCGATAA